The Roseicyclus marinus genome has a segment encoding these proteins:
- the rplO gene encoding 50S ribosomal protein L15, translated as MKLHELRDNPGAAKKAKRVARGPGSGKGKTAGRGIKGQKSRSGVAINAYEGGQMPLYQRLPKRGFNKPNRKEFAVVNLGLIQKFVDEGKIDASAPITEDALVASGLVRRKLDGIRVLAKGDVTAKLTLTVTGASKSAVEAVAKAGGTLTVAQAAAAE; from the coding sequence ATGAAACTGCACGAACTTCGCGACAATCCCGGCGCCGCCAAAAAGGCCAAGCGCGTCGCCCGTGGCCCCGGCTCGGGCAAGGGCAAGACCGCCGGCCGCGGTATCAAGGGTCAGAAATCCCGCTCGGGTGTGGCGATCAACGCCTACGAAGGCGGCCAGATGCCCCTCTACCAGCGTCTGCCCAAGCGCGGCTTCAACAAGCCCAACCGCAAGGAATTCGCTGTCGTCAACCTCGGCCTGATCCAGAAATTCGTGGACGAGGGCAAGATCGACGCCTCCGCCCCGATCACCGAGGATGCTCTGGTCGCCTCCGGCCTCGTGCGCCGCAAGCTCGACGGCATCCGCGTCCTGGCCAAGGGCGATGTGACCGCCAAGCTGACGCTCACTGTCACGGGCGCCTCCAAATCCGCGGTCGAGGCCGTGGCCAAGGCGGGCGGCACCCTGACCGTCGCCCAGGCAGCTGCGGCAGAGTAA